The region agtgactgtaccaccaggcccaggctgaactggaggcggccgacccacccccagtaggaagaaaccccagcccctcaattacgtgactccattagaatcaatggaaccctatcatagaggggctagggtttcctcccacgaagggtgggtcagcccgcctccagtgcttcagcctgggcctggtggtacagtcagtgGGAGTGTAAATGAGCCCATGGCTAGATGGGGCTAGTCATCAGGATTCAAGACATGCCTTTATTTCCATAGTATAAGATTTAAGCCCTTATGTTCATATCCACATTATGTCCAAAGGTGTTCCCCAGCATGTAAGAGTCTAACCTTCACCTGCCTTCAGAACAGGAGCTGCGGCAATGTTATAAATGACTATGGTGCCAATACCCTTTCATATGTGTTTCTTTGCTGCATATGCAGTATGTAGATCTAGGTTATGCAGCAGGTTAGTGGGTGTACTTGAGGCTGTAAAATTTATTACCATAAATCATTAAATAActcttgttcatttttttcttAGTGTGGTTTTGTGCAGCAAGGCTATCAAAAATGATGGCCGAACCTATGCCGTACTGCGGCACAGCTGGCCCCTTGTCGGGGTTGGAGCTGGAGGCCTGGTACGAGGACTTACAAGACATCTTGTCCTCGGAGACAAAAAATACTGCAGCTCTCCAGTTGGTATCCAATGAGcaggttagttttttttttttttttttttttttaaactgtgcatATGTATGCCTAAATCGGAATCTGTGCCCCGTGTAGGGGAGATGTAGTAGTACATGATGGCTATTCAGGTAAATAATTAAgtacacacattgggggagatttatcaaagggtgtaaaattttagactggtgcaaactgcccacagcaaccaatcacagctcagctttcagctctggtgaaagaaaataggagctgtgatttgttgctgtggccagtcttaattttacaccctttgataaatctcccccattgtggttTGGTTGTAGTGACCACGTGATCTCCATGCATAGCCATGCTATGGTATGCATGGTCACGTGTACACCTGTGCTTTGCAGTAGGGGTCAGTGTCACAATCTGAGGTTGTAAAGGGGCATGTGTACATGGATGGCCAGTGCATGctgcttgttaaaggggttatccagagctacaaaaacatggccactttctttcagagacaacactactcttgtctccagttcaggtgcggtttgcaattaagctccattcacttcaatggaactgagcagcaaaaccccgcccaagttggagacaagagtggtgctgtctctggaagaaagaggccatgtttttgtagcgctggataacccctttaaaaggtcgCCAGTCTGGTTTATAAAGAGAAAGGAGGGGGATGTCTCAGAGCATAAGGATCCCATTGAGactcctgcttaaaggggtactctgggctgggggtctTTTTATGCCTATGGTCAGGGatgaggtggatgagggcaatgacgttcactttacctccccggttccagcgtcaTGTCCTGGATtgtgccgcttcctggtctccaACACGGGCTtgatcccgcctctgccactgactggttgagcggacttgaaacgtcacgtctcaagcccctgcagagaccaggaagcggccgggcagcgcagACTGGAGCGGCGCAATCCGGGACACtgtgctggaactggggaggtaagggaacgtcattgccctcatccacctcctccccagcccgGTGTACCCCTTCAATAAGCATATGCATAGTTTGAATGGACAACACCTTcagtacttgcatttttttccccatctcAGTATTTTCTCTCTTCAACACTCAGGTGGAAACTCTGGATAGTTCTCCTTACCTCTGGAGTCTTGAGTCAATAGATTCCACTTTACCTGTGAACTTTACTGATGAAGAAGTGGTTGCTCTGGAAACAGTGGTTGATCAGTTGCCCTCTGAGGTCTTGGAGTTTCTAGCCCAGGGATCACACGATGACTTTGAGAATCCATCTACTTCAGAGTCCTTAAACAACCAACAGGAAGGAGCGGTAGAGGTGGACTCTGGCTGCAGTAGCTGTCCATCCCAAACCCATACAGAGGATGAGGACTCCAGCAGCAGCCAATGTGGAACAAAGAGAAAGAGGAATGCCCAACCTAGAGGAGGAAAGGTCCGAATGAAGGAGAAAGAACAGGAGAATGAAAAGAAAGTTGCTCACTTAGTGGCTGAGAATGAGCGTTTAAAGGGGGAGATTGAACGTCTTACTTTGGAGGTGGAGAGGACAAGGAAGTTGCTCATAGAAAGAATGGTTAACCTTAAAAAGTGATATGCTAACAAGAACTGCATGAAAAATGTCTGGATCACCGtagtgttatactgtatatactgatctgtGTAAACTAAAATTAATGGTATTAGAAGGTTGAGGGCTCTTGCATACACAGCTATGTACAATATCCAAGTTGTATAAAACTACACATAGCAGATTTGTTATGTAAATGGCTCTAACCTTAAATTCTATACAAGCCTCCATTTAGATGAATGGGACAGTTGCTAAAATCTTAACAGCTTTTTTGTAGTcccggatatcccctttaacactttcttgcacaacagcaccacacctgtcctcaggttgtatgtggtagtACAACTCTGCTTCActgacttcagtggaactgagctgcaaaacccgcaCCCAAACTGGCGGCTAGAGTGGTGCTGGAaggaaacagccatgtttttctaatcctggatgactCCTTTAAGGCCTTGACACATTTAGTCAACCAAATCTACGGACACAATACAGCTTTTTATAATGGAACCCATGACATGGCTTATTACAACAATATTCTCCCCTAAAAATTGGTCCCGTGTCCACCCTCTAATAGTgcattgtatagagcagtgtatgagGCCTAGCTTTCAGAATTTTACAGGTAAAGCAGTGTCTGTAAATGTGTGTATTCTATGTATGACATGTTGTTGGCATGTATTCTGCACCTGTGGTTAAACTGAGCTGGAAAATGTATATTCTGCTAATACAAGAGGACTGTTCACATCCTGTAAATGGTaagatgacatcacaggaagcaTTTCTTGGCTTAATCCTATGATTTATTCGGCTCCAGTTACACTCCCCTGTCTCCTGACTGTAGGGTAGTTCTTGTATAGTTTTTGTATCTTTCCACAGAATTATAATTTCACTTTCTGTAAACCGAATAAAGTAGAGTATATATATTTACTCTCTAAAAAGTCCTGTGTTTTACATTGAAGTCCATGGAGTTGTGTATACACTCTAagccagggatgggaaaccttggctctctagctggtgcaaaactacaactcccataatgccaaGACAGTCAgagctttagttgtccaggcgcaatgggagttgtagttttgcaacagctggaaagccaagttTCCCCACCCCAGCTATAAACTGTAGCTTCAATTTTCTTGTTCTGGTAGTACTATCAAATGCATGAGCATCACTGACTACAAGGACTCAATGGGATGTCTGtaatatggtgcatttacagagatttatctgacacataaacagactataaacagagaacaggccataaaggaaagactgaaatttctccttcaaacccatttctggctttggcttcaaaaatctgtcagataaatctgtgtagacACCATTAGACACCTGCACAACTTGCAGTTCTGCTGAACAAAGttgactaatggtgtgtttacacagatttatctgacagttttgaagccaaagccaggaatggatttgaagaggacAAATTGCAGCCTTTTCTTtgacttgttccctgtttatagtctgttcctggctttggcttcaagaatctgtcagataactgtcTTTGTAAACGCAAGATTACACAGGAATTTCTAGTGGTCTAGGGATACACAGGCAATATAGGaacatccactttttttttttttccttttggggCCAGCGGTAATACATTAAACAAGCAACATTGTAGGGACCACATTGCTTATGTAACTGACCTTATTTTGCAAAACAGTGGACAAAtttatttgcaattaagctccattaatgTCAATGAGTTGCAAATACCAACTTCCATCGGAGTTCTCAATCTCtatatgacctccccccccccccccccccccacacacacacacacttcctgagGCAGATTAACATACAATTCCAGCactgtttattttttacagtgtGCACTGTGCCGTACAAGTTTTATAGGTTGGGTCACTGGACATGGCAATATGAAACGTGTATTTAATGTAACAACTTCTTATATAcagaataaaatgtaattttatttagGGTATGATTGGAGGCAGCAGGGGTTTCACTACTTTCCTTCATTTTCACACTAGTgtacactaatgctgcgtttacatgaaacggtaattggcccgatcgtacgattaacgatgttggagtaactaTTTTTTCACAACTGTCAgtgtttagacagtacgatatattgtacggaaattcgCTCtgcaatcgttttgtgatcgcttaagcctatctcacacactggttaaatcggcgaatgactgtaTACAcgaaacgatttgtgaacgactAACGATGATtttggaacatgttgtaagatcaaaatgaacgatttcttgttcgtcgtttgaagcgtttacacgtacgattattgttcgaatttgatcattattgtgcgaattcgcacgataatagtttcatgtaaacgcagcattacactgatcTGTTAAAATACACTGCACAAACATTGTAGTGTATTTTATGTCAGCATTATACTGACATCTACACAACCATGCCTGAGGAATAACCATGGCAGGCCAGGGACAGATGGGAAGTCAGACCATACTGCTGGACTGCCGATGGCATCACTGGAACCAGTTACTGCGGTCATGATCACAGCAGCATATAATGTGTTAAACTCCAGGTACTTTCAGCAGGAGCCTAGCTGTTCTAATAAAAGCTGATCTCCTGTGATGCTGGCAGAGAAGTGCCGCCTATCCTTACTCCAACCATGACGTAAAAAGGGGTATTGGTtggaataagggtccatttacacggaaagattatctgccaaagatttgaagccaaagccaggaatggatttgaaaaggaaaaatctcaggctttcatttatgacctgatttgttttatagtctgttcctggctttatctgccaaacatttgaagccaatctttctgtataaatggaccctaaggctcaCTAGGGACTGCTATAAAATGGCTTATTAGTGGTCATTAGCGGTTAAAGAGTGACATGGCAAATGTCTTGGGATCTGGGTGCTGAAACCTCAGTTGATCATTGCAGTTAGGAGTCCAGCTGAGCATTATATTCTCTGGCTTACTGCAGGAGACTTACCAcctaaggcctcgttcacacagagcaaaaacagctgaatttctgcgctgaatcagcgctgaaatttcagccgttagaataggtgcagagctaatttccattgtgttgaatggaaattctgctctgcagttcacacggtggaattttcgcactgaactaatccgctttccgccagaagaatgaacatgttcattcttccgctagcggaagcctatacaaatcaatggggctctgattttctgtttcagcgcggaatgcaagcgtaatacaagcggaaattacgcgctgaatcagcgcggaaatggggaaaaaagggggggaggaggattctagtatagtctagtttactcgctgaattacagcgctgaatgcatgcggattcctcgagtattccgcgctgaatttgtcaagagctgattacgagctgaacactttcctagcggaatacgcagggattctgcttacattctgctcggaattcagcgtcagttgatttcaggcggaaatatttcctcacgtaatccgccccttttgctctgtgtgaacgtagcctaagactTACAATGGAGTATTGCAGTGATGTGCTTAGCCGAGCACTTCTCCAGCTTTAATCGGTGGGGATCTGAACACACAGGCCCTGAACAATCATTTGACATGTTGCCCATTCAACTGTAAACTTAATTGTTTAAATAACCTGCTAGCATGATCAGGAAATGACTTAATACCATTATGTTCTCCAGACCTTACTCTCTACCAAATGCACTAATACGGTGGTATGGAGTCCATGGTAGCGTTAAAAAAGAGGCTAGAGCTGAGAAAAACTAAGCAAAAACCTGTATTCATCTTATAAGGCACCAACACCCTTCAGGGCAAATAGATGAGGTTATAGaccctgtcctatttttgtctagAATTCTTTCACAGATGGCCCCATAGAACTCTATAGGAGCATTTTGAAgcatgaaagggggggggggggggtattatagccttcagattttttttttttttcctgacagtaaaaactaatGTGTGCATGAGGGCTTACTGAGGTTAGTGTTTAGTTGCAGCAGttcaagctaatttttttttttaataattaaatggCAGACTATAGGCTTCTGTCTGAAAGTGGAATATTGTGCTGCTAAAAcctacttaaaggagtattccagcacttttttttcccaaatcaactggttacagaaagtaatacagatttgtaaatttctatttgaaaatgttaagtcttccagtactggaagctgccgtatgtcctgcaggacatggtgtattctttccagcctgacaatgctctctgctgacatctctatccATGTTAGGAACGGTCTAGagtaggagcaaatccccatagaaaacctgtgtcagactgaaaggactacaccattttctgcaggacacatAGCAGATAATTGAAATTTAAGTAGTTTACATCAGAAAAGAGcacatttacagtaataatgaagtgctTTATCTCTACAATCCGCTCCGCCTGCTTCCTTTAACTCGCTGCAGCTCCTCatttctcccaggactggatacaactttttccagcacccggggagaagcggcagtcagttaaaaggcagcaggctgatgagcggattgcagagataacaaagagcTTTACTATTACTGTAAATCCACTAAACTCTAAACTTCTTGGTACCAGTTAATTAAATAAAAagttgctggagttccccttaaagtggttatccagtgctacaaaaaccactggccactttatttcagagacaacacgactcttgtctccagttcaggtgcagtttgcaattaggcttcattcacgtcaatggaactgagcagcaaaaccccaccccaagctggagacaagagtggggctgtctctggaagaaagtggccatatttttgtagcgctggataaccccttaaatactcCAGAAAGACTATAGTCCGAGACCTGTCCTTTGTGACAGTCATATTGTCAGCAAATGACCGTATCTAATCATGTATTGGGGCAGGGAAAGCCTGTTCTAGGTTCTGTACTACTGGAAAGGAAGCTTCTGCAGAAGCCAGGCTGGGAATAACTACAGCATGTGCCATCAGCCCACATCAATTATACACATATAGTAGGAGTACATCTCTGGGAAACACATTGCAGTATTGCATATTATGTACTAAGGGACTGCAAGTCGACACTAAATGTCATAATCGACTGTTGATATTTTTGCAATCACATGAGTTTACACACCAGCCCTGGAGAAATGTAATGTTTTTGCACAGACTTTTCAGTGTGGTTATCAGACCTAGTACTAGAAGAATACagccatcttaaaaaaaaaaaagtttccctttaaataaagtccCTACAGAACAGAGAACACCAAAAATGAAGCTaacttcttaccttcatcctctgctctATTAAATCCTGGTTTTGGGAATGACAGCCCACTAGGCCAGGAGAACAGCACCAcaaccagagattggctgagcgggtgtcACTCCCGAAACTAGTTTGTGGTGGTGGCGGCTGCAGTCAGCTAGGGGATTGTGGAGAGataggcattagagatgagcgaaccgggttcgggttcaagtccatacgaacccaaactttcagcatttgattagctggggctgctgaacttggataaagctctaaggttgtctggaaaacatggatacagccaatgactatatccatgatttccacatagccttagggctttatccaacttcagcagccaccgctaatcaaatgccgaaagttcgggttcggatgcatCTCTAGTAGGCATAATATGTTAATATTCTCCAGCAGGGCAGAAATAAATATATGGTGTAAAGTttcctaacactggataacccctttttcaAAGCATTGATACATTTCCCGAGTGTCAGGATTGCACTAATCCAGGCTTTGTAATACCACGCTTGTATTGTTGTTGCGGCACTTTATCAATGGTCCTGGGCTGATGTCATGTGGCAGGCAGACTTTACCTCTGCACAGTCTCCCTCGGGGCCACAGACTGGCGCAGTAATTGGTGTTGCTATAACACTGTTCTATTTATCTCCTGCCTGTAGCAGGCCAATGCCGAGTGCAATAAGCAGACAC is a window of Dendropsophus ebraccatus isolate aDenEbr1 chromosome 5, aDenEbr1.pat, whole genome shotgun sequence DNA encoding:
- the DDIT3 gene encoding DNA damage-inducible transcript 3 protein; translated protein: MMAEPMPYCGTAGPLSGLELEAWYEDLQDILSSETKNTAALQLVSNEQVETLDSSPYLWSLESIDSTLPVNFTDEEVVALETVVDQLPSEVLEFLAQGSHDDFENPSTSESLNNQQEGAVEVDSGCSSCPSQTHTEDEDSSSSQCGTKRKRNAQPRGGKVRMKEKEQENEKKVAHLVAENERLKGEIERLTLEVERTRKLLIERMVNLKK